The following DNA comes from Terriglobales bacterium.
ATTTGGCAAAGAAGCCCGCCGTTGCAGGAATTCCAATCAGCGAAATCAGAAATACGGTCAGCGTCGCCGCCAGCGCCGGAGAACGTCGGCCTAGCCCCGTGTAGTCATCCAGCGTCACATAACGTTCGCCCGCATTGGCGAAATGGCTGACCACCACAAACGCGCCCAGATTCATCACCGTGTACGCCGCGGTATAAAACATCGCGGCAGAAATGCCGGTTTCTGGCGCCGCTGCAAATGCCATCAGCAGGTACCCGGCGTGCGCAATTGCAGAATAAGCCAGCAATCGCTTGATGTTGTTTTGCACCAGCGCGCCCAAATTGCCCAGGCTCATCGAGACCGCGGCCGATACCCAGATCCACCAGAACCACACGGGTCGTCCGCTTACGTAGAGGCTTGGCCCCAACGTCTCAAACAAGATCCGCAGTAATACTGCGAACACCGCCATCTTCGGTGCAGTGGACATGAACGCCACCACCGGCGCTGGCGCTCCTTCATAAACGTCCGGGGTCCATACATGGAACGGGGCCGAGGCAATCTTGAATCCCAGTCCTACGAACATCAACCCATACGCCACAAAAGCCATCAGCGGCGCCGATGTCCGCAGCGACATTCCAATTTGCGGGACATCAGTGGATCCGGTCGCCCCGAACATCAGCGCGATTCCGTACAGGAAGAACGCCGTCGCAAACGATCCCAGCAGAAAATACTTCAGCGACGACTCCGCGCTGCCCGCGTCCCGCCGGCGGAATCCCGCCAGAATATAGGTAGAGATCGAAGAAATCTCCAGCGCGATGAAGATCAGCAACAGCTCCACCGCCGAGGACATGAGCGCCATCCCTACCGTGCCCATCAAAATCAACGCGAAATACTCGCCGGCGTGAATTTCTTGTACTTCGAGGTAATCGAATGACGCCATGATCACCAGCACTGCGGCAATGGTGACGAGCAAATGGAAGAAGATGCTGAAGTTGTCCACCTGCACCGTGTTCCAGAACGCTGGCCCGGGGTACTGCATCTGGTAGATACTTGCCGCCACCGCCGCCAGCGCGCCGATCAAGGCGATAATCCCCTGCGGTTTCATCCGGCGTTCTTCGGGCAGAAGCGGATCAGCCAGCATGATGATCATGCCGAACACCGTCAGAACAAGTTCCGGCAGGATGCGAACGTAATCGATCCAGGTTGGCATCAGCGCACCGCCTGCGCCACGGTTTGCGCCAGGGGTCCAAGCACCGTGTGTACCGCCGGATCAATCGAACCCAGCCATACAATGGGCGCCACGCCCATGGTGAGTGCCATCAACGCAGTCGGCCACAGCGCCGCACGCTCGCGGCCGCTCAGATCGGGCAGCGTTTCGTTCACCGGATTTCGCACCTTCCCGAAGAACACGCGCTGATACATCCAAAGCAGATAAGCCGCGCTCCAGATCACACCCGTTGCCGCCAGGATTCCATAGATGTGTCGAGCCTGGAACGCACCGCTCAGCACCAGAAATTCCCCCACAAATCCATTCAGCAGCGGCAGCCCGAGTGACGAAAGCATGATCACCATGAAAAACGCCGCAAAAATCGGCATCGGCGTCGCCAGCCCGCCAAATTCCGCAATGTCGAATGTGTGTCGGCGCTCGTACAGAATTCCCACCAGCATGAACAACGCTCCGGTGGAAATTCCATGGCTCAGCATCTGGTACACCGCGCCATCCACGCCAATCTGCGTAAAGCTGAAAATGCCTAGCACCACGAACCCGAGATGGCTCACGGAAGAGTAAGCGACCAACTTCTTCAGGTTGGGCTGCACCATCGCCACCAACGCGCCATAGATAATCCCGATGATCGCCAGCGTCACCACCCAGGGAGCGTTTTGCCGCGACTGCTCGGGGAAGAGCCCGACGTTAAACCGCAGCAGGCCATACGTCCCCATCTTCAGCAGCACGCCGGCCAGCAACACCGAACCGGCAGTTGGCGCTTCAAAGTGCGCGTCGGGCAACCAGGTGTGCAGCGGAAAGATTGGCACCTTCACTGCAAAGGCTACAAAAAATCCCAGAAATAGCCAGCCCAGCGCCACCGGGCTGATTCCCGCCGAGCCGCTGCGTATCGCATCTTGCACCACCAGGTAATCAAAGCTTCCGGTCTTCGCATACAGCCAGATTATGGCCGCCAGCATGAATGCAGACCCGATCATGGTGAACAGGAAAAATTTTACCGCCGCGTATACCCGCCGCTGGTGGCCGTACATGCCGATCAGTAATGCCATCGGAATCAGCGTGAACTCCCAGAAAAAATAAAAGAAGAACAGGTCTAGAGCGACAAACACGCCAATCAGCGCCGTCTCCAGCACCAGCAGCAGGATGAAGAACTCCTTCACTCGCTCATTAACTGAGTTCCACGAAATAAGCACGCAAAGCGGCGTGAGGAAGGTCGTCAGTACCACCAGCCACATGGAGATGCCGTCAATCCCCAGGTGATAATGAATGTTCGGCGACGAAATCCATTGCAGGTTGATCTCGTACTGAAATCCCGTCCGCGCGTGGCTAAAATAGGTCGGCAGGTGCAGTGAAAGAATGAAGGTGATCAGAGAAACGAAGAGAGCGAACCACCGGATGTCCCGCGCGCGCCTCGGAAATACCAGTAGCAGCAGCGCGCCCGCAGTCGGAATAAACGTCACGAGGGTGAGGATGGAATCGTTCCAATTCGCGCCGTTCATCGCGTCCCCTTCCAAATCATGAACGCCACAGCCAGCGCAGCGCCCAGCGCCACCCATCCCGCGTATGACCGCAAGTTGCCGGACTGCATCCGTCGCAGCCGATCAGAGAGGCTGCGAGCCTCATAGGCGCTGTCATCCGCAGTCGCATCTATGCCCGCTACATCAACACCCTTCCACAGCACGCGTTCCGAACCATTGATCAAGGGGCTGACTATCACCGCCTGATACAGCTCGTCTATATAGAACTTGTCGCGCACCGCTCCGTAGAACCATCCCAGCCCGGCCGCGATTCGGTCGGGCAAATCGCGTCGGCGGTAGTACAGCAGCCATGCGAGAAACAGTCCCAGAAACGCCGCACCCACCGAAACCCCAGTGAGTTCCAGCTCAACATTTCCTTCCCGCGCTCTCTGCTCTGCGGCTACGGGCGGCGGTTCACCAGGTTTTAACCCGGCCGGCATCGCTTCCGCGCTCACTTTGAAAACCGGGGATAAGAATCGGTCGAAATGGTTGTGGCCGTCCAGTGCATCGGGAACTCCCACATATCCACCCACTACAGACAGCACCGCCAGGATCGTCATCGGCACGAGCATGATCTTGGGGCTTTCGTGGATATGCCCCTGATGTGCGTGCGTCTCCTGGCCTGCGGGCTCGTGATGGTGCTCAAGTGATCCGCGGTATTCGCCAAAAAACGTCATGAACCACAGGCGAAACATATAAAAGGATGTCAGCAGCGCGGTAAATATTCCCACCAACCAATATGCCAAGCTGCCGTACGGACTCGACCATGCCTTCCATAGGATCTGATCTTTGCTGAAGAAGCCGCTGAAGAAGGGAATGCCCGCGATCGCCATTGTCCCGGCGGTCATCGTCCAGAACGTCCATGGAATTTCCTTTCGCAACCCGCCCATGTTGCGCATGTCCTGCTCGCCGCCGAGTGCGTGAATCACCGAGCCTGCCGCCAGGAAGAGCAGCCCCTTAAAGAACGCGTGTGTCATTAAGTGGAAGATGCCCGCCGAATAAGCAGCCACTCCGCATGCCAGGAACATGTATCCCAGCTGCGAAATTGTGGAATATGCCAGCACCTTCTTGATGTCCGTCTGCACCGTGCCAATCATCGCCGCAAACAGCGCCGTGATCGTGCCGATGATCGCCACCGCCATCAGCGCGCCGGGCGCGCGGTCAAAGATCACATGCGAGCGCGCCACCATGTAGACGCCCGCGGTCACCATGGTGGCCGCGTGGATCAGCGACGAGACCGGCGTAGGACCCTCCATCGCATCCGGCAGCCACACATAAAGAGGTATCTGTGCTGACTTGCCGCACGCTCCCGTCAGCAGCAGCAGACCGATCGCGGTCAACAACCCGATGCCACCGGTCTCAATCGCCATATTCGAAACTGCCGGAAAGACCTTGTCGTAGTCGAGCGAACCGAAATGCTGGATAAGCAGGAACAGCCCAATCAGAAATCCGAAATCGCCGATGCGGTTAACAATGAACGCTTTTTTCCCCGCGGCTGCCGCCGAGTCCCGGGTAAAAAAGAATCCGATGAGTAGATACGAAGCCAGTCCCACGCCCTCCCATCCGATAAACATCACCAGGTAGTTGCTGGCCAGCACCAGCGTGAGCATGAAGAACATGAACAGGTTCAGATAGGCGAAGTAGCGGTAGAACCCGCCCTCTTCCCACATGTATCCGACCGAATAAATGTGAATCAAAAATCCTACGTTGGTGACGATCAACACCATCACCAGCGCCAGCTGGTCCAGGTAGAAACCAAAATCCACGCTGAAATTTCCCGAAATGATCCATGGCGCTAGCCGCTCGCTATGCGGGATCGCTTGCAGCGGCAGTCCCCAGAACTGGATCGCCACCCACCACGCCGTGGCCACCGACGCCGCCACAAACGTCAGCCCGACCGCAGCAACCAGCGGTCTGGAAAAACGCCGTCCCAGCAGCCCATTGATCCCTGCCCCAACCAGCGGCAGCAGCGGAATCAACCACAAGTGGAAGTTAACGTTCATAGTTTCAGCAGATTCACTTCGTCCACATTTAAAGTCTCGCGCGTGCGGAAGATAGAAATGATGATCGCCAGGCCCACGGCAGCTTCCGCCGCAGCCACTACCATCACGAAGAACACAAACACCTGCCCGCTCAGCCGATGCCAGTGCGCGGCGAATGCCACAAAAGACAGATTCACCCCGTTCAGCATTAACTCAATCGAAATGAAAATCGTAATGATGTTGCGCTTAACCAGAAATCCGGCCACGCCGCACGCGAACAGTATCGCGCTCAGGATCAGGTAATAAGAAAGAGGCACCATCAGCTTTGCCTCCCCGCGCTAGCGGTCTCCACGCCCACCGGTTCGGTTTCCTGAGCTTCCGGCTCCGGTTCGGGAAAACGCCTCCGCATCGGCGAGGCCAGCACCACCGCTCCCATGATGGCAATCAGGATCAGCACCGACGTCACCTCGAAAGGCAAGAGGAAATCGTGAAACAGCAGCCACCCAATTGCTTTCGCCGAGCCATATTCAGCGCCCAACGGGACTGGAGGGTTGCCGCTCCGCGCCAGCACCCAGACCAGCAGCAGCGCCACCGCCAGCATTCCAGGAAAACCAACAATTAACGCCACGCGGCTGCCTTTGGTCTGTTCCTCCACGCCGGCATTCAGCAGCATGATGACAAACACAAACAGCACCATGATCGCGCCGGCGTACACGATCACCTGGATCACCGCCACGAACTCCGCCCCCAGCAGCAGATATTCCACCGCGAGCGAGCCCATCACCACGATCAGCGACAGCGCGCTGTTGATCGGGTGACGCTGTGCCAGCAGGTTGATCGCCCCGCCAACACAGATGGCCGCAAACACGAAGAATAAAACCAGGTGCAGCATGATGCGGTGGTTCGTCCTTTACGAATGCTGGTTGCGCGCCAGTGTACCCGGCGCAGTTGTTTACGACCTGAGTGCCACCACCAGACCCGTAATCATCAGATTGGCAATAGCAACCGGCAACAGGAACTTCCAGCCAAACGCCATCAGCTGGTCATAGCGGAAGCGCGGCAGCGTGCCGCGGATCCAGATGTACAGAAAGATGAAGAAGAATATGCGTAGCCCAAACCAGAATACCGGCAACAGCTGTTGCAGCAGCGGCGGTCCAAACAGCGGCCCGTGCCACCCCCCCAGAAACAGCAGAGAAGCCAGGCATGCCACCGTGAACATATTTGCGTATTCGGCCATAAAGAACATGGCAAATTTCATCGAGCTGTACTCGGTGTGGTACCCGGCCACGAGCTCGGTTTCTGCTTCCGGCAGGTCGAAGGGCACGCGATTTGTCTCTGCAAACGCCGCCATGAGATACACAAAAAAGGCCACAAACTGGCCTTTGAACAGAAACCATTTTGGCAGCCATCCCCACCAGGTGCCCGCCTGTGCGTCAACAATGTCCCGCAGGCTCAGGCTCCCGGCAAGAATTAGCACGCTCACCAACGCCAGGCCCAGCGAAACTTCATAGCTCACCATCTGCGCGCTAGCCCGCAGACCGCCCAGCAGGGAATACTTGCTGTTCGATGACCACCCCGCCAGCGCCACTCCATACACCCCGATGGATGTGATTCCCAGAATCACCAACAATCCCACGTTCACATCCGTGATCTGCAAGGGTGTTTGAATGTGTCCCACCGTTATCCATCCACCAATCGGGATCACCGCCACCGACATCAGCGCCAGTGTCAGCGCGAGCATGGGGGCGCCGATATAAAGTGGCTTGTAAACATTGGGCGGCGTCAGGTCTTCCTTGAGCAGGAACTTGATTCCATCCGCCAACGGCTGCAGCAGCCCAAAGGGGCCTACCCGGGTCGGTCCCCAGCGGTTCTGCATGTGCCCGACCAGCTTGCGTTCCAGCCAGACCGTGTAGGCCACCGACGTGAGCAGCAAAAACACCGCGATCACCGTCTTGATCACCGACACGACGATAAAGGTCTGAATGTTCATCGCCGGCATTGGTTAGACTTCCACTTCTTTGTCGGCCGGAACTTCTCGTCGGCTTTCAAGCACTGAATTGAGGGTTCGCGAGTAACGGCCCAGAGTACCGGAGGTGAAAAGCGTATCTTCGGCAGGCACGATCAATTCCGGATGCGACGGCAGCGGCCCGGCAACATTCTCTTCTATGAATGTGTGCTGGTCGTTGCCTGCCATTACCCCCATACGCGATACCTCGTATCCCGGCACCAGGCGCTGGATTTCGTCCAGCATGGCGGTGGGATCCAGCGGGCTCACTTTGGGCTCGAGCCCGTGGGCCTCCAGCCAGACTGAATGCCGGTCGGACTCGCCCGATTGCGCGCCGCGCGACTGGCCCAGGTCCGCTCGCAAGGCTCGCCCAAACGGAACCAGGCGATGTGCATCAAAGCCCATCCGCTCCGCCACCCTCACGATCATTTCGAAGTCGCTTTTGGTGCCGGTCACGTCGCCGGCTTTTTTCACCAGCTGCAGATCGCCGCAAGTGTTGGTAAACGTGCCCGACTTCTCATACCCGCTCGCCGCCGGCAGCACCACCTGCGCCAGCATCGCTGTTTCCGTCAGGAACATGTCCTGCACCACCAGAAACACCTTTTCTAATGCAAACGGGTCTATGTTGTAGCGGGCAACCGGATTTGCTCCCACTACATACAACGCCTTGAGCCGGTCTCGTTTGGCGGCCTCCACCATCTGGCCCAGATCTAGGCCCGGGGCGCTGGGCACTTCGCCGCCCCATTCCTGATGAAACTTCGTCCCCGCCGCGACCGGAATGTAACCCGGCAGCAGATCGGGATAGAGACCCATGTCCGCCGCGCCTCGCGAGTTAGCGTAGTCCGCCAAACAGATGAACTTTGCGCCAGGAATCACCGACCCGAACCGCACCAGTGCAGCGATATCAGCGCCGCGCAACTCCGATCCGAAAATAATGACCAGGTTCTGCTCTCCACGCAGCTTGTCGCGCAGCGCGACCAAAGCGTCGCGCGTTGTTTCCCCGCTTACAATCGCATCCGCCGCGCCGTCATCTCCCGCCAGAAACTCTGCAGCTCTCCCCTCCGCTCCCGGCGGCAACAGCGTGAAGCTTGTCGCCTGTCGCCGCAATTTAATTGGATACGAGTTCATCACGTACAGCCGCGCCCGGTGTAACCGCACGTTGTTACGTATCTGCCACGCCAAAAGCGGATGTTGGTCGGTCGGCTTATTGCCAACCAACAAAATGGCCGGCGCATTGAACACCTCGCGCATGCTCGCGGTGGTCTCTTTCTTTCCCGCGAGCGCACTCACAAATCCTGGGAAGTCTGTGGTGCGATGGTGATCAATATTGTTAGTACCAAGCACTACCCGCGCAAACTTCTGCAACAGATAATTCTCTTCATTGGTGGTGCGAGTCGAACCCACCACGCCAATCGCCTGCCCGCCGTCGCGCGCGCGAATCTCTTTCAGCCGCTGCGCGATCAGCTCGTAAGCTTCCTCAAAGGTCGCCGGCTCCAATTCGCCATTTTTGCGGATCAGCGGCTGCGTGATGCGGTCCTTGTGCTCGGCGAAATCAAACGCGTAACGCCCCTTAATGCACAGGAAGTCGCCATTGATACCGCCCTTGTCCCGATTGTCGCCGCGCACGATTTCCATTCCGGTCGATGCCCGCCGCACACCCAGTGTGGTCTTGCATCCATCGCCGCAGTGCGTGCAGATCGTACCCACGTGCTTCATCTCCCAGGGGCGCGTCTTGTACCGATACGCACCGGATGTGAGCGCACCGACGGGGCAGATATCTATGCACATGCCGCACTCTTCGCACTCCAAGTGGTCTTCTTTATTAGGCGCGATCACCGAAACTACGCCCCGGTTCTGCACCCCGAGCGCCCAAACGTCCATGCCCTCGCCGCACACCCGCACACAGCGATAGCACAAGATGCAGCGTGGCCGGTCAAAGAACACGACCGGCGACCACTGCTGCTCGTCTTTGTGGTTCTTGATCTCGATGAATTTTGAGTTTGCGGCCCCATAGGCAAACGTCATGTCCTGCAGTTCGCACTCACCGCCCGCATCGCAAACCGGGCAATCCAGCGGGTGGTTCGCCAGCAGCATCTCTAGCATGGACTTGCGCGCCTGCTTTACCTCTTCAATCTCGGTGCTGACCACCATGCCATCGGTAATCGCCGTGGTGCATGCGGTCTGCAACTTCGGCATCTTCTCGATTTTCACCAGGCACATGCGGCAGGCGCCCTGCAAAGACAATCCGGGGTAGTAACAGAATGACGGCACCTCGATGCCCACACTCTTGCAGGCCTCGATCAGCAGCGTACCCGCAGGCGCCGTGACCTTCTTACCATCCACCGTGATGGTTACGTCAGCCATAAGAAAATTGTGTAATCGGGGAATTGCGCAATTGTGGAAGCTACTGATTACCCGATTCCGCGATTACGCGATCTGCAATTACCCGATTGCCATCGCCGGTTCGGCCTGGTACGGGCACTGCCGGCCTTCCAGGTGCTCCTCAAATTCTTTGCGAAACTTCTTCACAATAGAGATCGTCGGCATTGCCGCCGCGTCACCCAACGGGCAAAATGTTCTCCCCAGCATGTTCTCGGAGAGGTACAGCACATTATCAATATCTCGCTTGAGCCCACTCCCGGAGTGCAGCCGCGTCAACGTCTTGTCCAGCCAGTCCGTGCCTTCACGGCAAGGAATGCACCAGCCACAGCTTTCGTGCTGATAAAACTTCATGATCCGCAGCGCATACTTCACCATGCAGGTAGTGTCGTCCAGCGCCACCACTCCGCCCGAGCCCAGCATGGATCCCGCTTTCATCATCTGGTCAAAGTCCATGCCCACATCGCACTCGTCTGCGGTCAGCACCGGAGTGGATGACCCGCCCGGCGTGCACGCCTTGAGCTTCCGCCCATTCCCCATCCCGCCACCGACCTCATAGATCATTTTTTTGAGGTTGTAGCCCATCGGGAGCTCGTAAACCCCCGGCCGCTCCACGTGGCCGCTCAGGCAGAACAATCGAGTGCCACCGTTTTTGGGCGTGCCCAGACCCGCGTACCATTGGCCGCCGCCCAGCATGATGTGCGGCACGCTGGCCAGCGTCTCCACATTATTAATGACCGTGGGGCCGCCCCACAGCCCGACCACGGCAGGGAAGGGAGGCCGAATGCGTGGAATACCGCGCTTTCCCTCCAGCGATTCCATCAGCGCCGATTCTTCGCCAACCTCGTAGGCGCCCGCTCCGCCATGCCAATAAACATCAAACTGGCGTCCGCTGCCGAAAATGTTCTTGCCCAAAAATCCGCGAGCATACGCATCGGCCAGTGCCTTCTGCATGATCTCTAGCAGGTAGCGGTACTCGCCCCGGATGTAGATGTATCCCGTTTGCGATCCCACTGCCAGGCCGGCGATTACCACTCCCTCAATTACCGCGTGGGGATCGTGCTCCAGAATGAGTCGGTCCTTGCACGTCCCCGGCTCGCTCTCATCCCCGTTGCACAAGATGTACTTGGGTTTGGCAGATTGCTTGGGCACAAAAGACCACTTCATCCCCGTCGGAAATCCGGCGCCGCCCCGGCCCCGCAGGTTCGACGCCTTGACCTCATTAATGATCGCGTCCGGGCCGATCTCCAGCGCCTTCTGGACAGCCTTGTAGCCGTCGAGCTCGAGATAGCGATCAAGGTTTGCGGCGCCTTTACCAAAACGCCGCGATATGATCTTTACCTCGTCGGGATGTGAAACCAGGTCTGGCATTCGTGAATTGCTAATTGCGCAATTTGTAATCGCTCAATGGACCCGCCGGGCAATCCGACCGCTAACCCGATTGCCTGTATTTTTCCAGCACGCTATCCACTTTCTCCGCTGTCAGGTTCTCGTGGAAGTCGTAGTTCACCTGCATTGCTGGCGCCCAGCTACACGCCCCAATGCACTCCACGTGCTCAAACGAAAACAGCCCGTCCCGCGTTCTTTCCTTATGGCCTATGCCCAGCTTCTTCTCAACGTGTTCAATAATGTCGTCCGCGCCGCGCAACATGCAGCTGATGTTTCGGCACACCTGCACGTTGTACTTTCCTCGTGGCTCCGTGGTCAGCATCGAGTAATAGCTGATCACGTTGCGCACTTCCAGATCGCTCAAATCAAGGCGCTGCGCGATCTCGTGTATGGCTTCGTCACTCAGATATCCGATCTCGTCCTGGACATAGAGCAAGGTGGGCACGAGCACCGACCGCTTAGTCGGATAATGCGTCAGCATCTCCGTAAACCGTTGCTCGAACTGTTCAGAGAACCTCATTGCGTAATCGGCGAATCGGGTAATTGCGTAATTGAGCTCTGCGGACTGCGTGCCGTTTTGTATGCAGTAGTGAAAATTGCCGTCAACTCCTGCGCCTCTTTCAGTAATGGCCCAATCCGCTCTGTCCGGAGCATGCCACTCTGAGCAAGCAATTCCAGCCACAGCACTGTTTCATCAGCTTCCTCAACCACGATTCCAATTCGAGCCGCAAACTCAACCCGCGACCTGGCGCGACAGGCGGCACGATAATTCGCAGCGACGGATGTACCGCTTCTCAAAATTTGCTTTCCTAGCACCTGCGCCTCCCCGCTGCGAGGTAGTGCCCGAAACAATCTGATGACCCGTAAAGCAAAGGCCTTCGTGCGGTTCCGCAATTCTTCCGGTTTGCTTTGCATGTCGCCATATTGCACTCAATTCGCCCACCCGTCAGTGACAACGCGCTTTCCAATTTCCCGATTACCCAATTCCGCAATTGCCCGATTATCTGTCTATTTCTCCCAGCACAATATCTATGCTCCCAATTGCCGCCACCACATCCGCAATTAGTCGGCCTTCGCACATTTTGGGCAACGCCTGCAAATTTGCGAACGACGGCGCGCGCATGTGCACCCGATAAGGTTTCGCTGTCCCGTCGCTTACCACGTAGTAGCCCATTTCTCCTCGCGGTGATTCCACTGCCTGGTACACCTCTCCCGCCGGCACCGCGAATCCTTCCGTAATGATCTTGAAGTGGTAGATCAGGGCTTCCATCTGCGTCTTCATGGCCTCTCGGTCCGGGAGGACAACCTTGGGTGCCTCCGCTTTGATCGGCCCTTCCGGCACGCCCGCTAGCGCCTGCAGCACCATGTTGGTGGACTCGCGCATCTCGTGCACGCGCAGCATATATCGCGCAAACACGTCACTGTCGGTCGAGACGGGTACATCGAATTGAAAATTTCCGTAACCGGAGTACGGCATGTCGCGCCGTAAATCAAAATCAATCCCTGCCGCCCGCAGCGTCGGTCCGGTCGCACCCAGGGCCAGCGCATCCTCCGGCGAGATGTACCCCACACCCTTTGTCCGCTCCATCCAAATCGGATTGCTGGTCAGCAGGTCCTCGTACTCGTCCACTCGGTCGGGGAAGCGGTCCACGAACTTCCTTACCCTCTCAAAGAATCCCAGCGGCGGTTCCAGTGCCAGGCCACCCACGCGGAAATAAGAGGTCATCATGCGCTGCCCGCTGACCATTTCGAACAGCCGTAGCACATCCTCCCGCTCTCGGAAGCAATACAGAAACACCGACATCGCGCCGATATCCAGCGCATGCGTTCCCAACCACACCAAGTGCGAGTTGATGCGCGTCAACTCATTCAGCATCACCCGGATCCACTGCGCTCGCGGCGGGATCTCCATCCCCAGCAGCTTCTCCACTGCCAGCACGTAGCACAGGTTGTTGGTCATTGGGCAGAGGTAGTCAATGCGATCCGTCAGCGGCACCACCTGTTGATAAAACTTCGCCTCGCAGGTTTTCTCGATCCCGGTGTGCAGGTATCCAATGTCCGGCATGATCCGCACCACCGTCTCGCCATCAATTTCCAGCACCAGGCGCAGCACTCCGTGAGTGGATGGGTGCTGCGGTCCCATGTTCAGGATCATGGTGCGGTCTTGCTCGCGCTCAATCACCGGGGTTGCGGAAAGGTGTGCCATGATTACCGGTAGCCCTCGACTGGGTAATCCTTGCGCATGGGATACCCCTCCCAGTCTTCCGGCATCAAAATGCGGCGCAAATAAGGATGGCCTTGAAAGCGGACTCCGAACAAATCAAAGACTTCACGTTCAAAAAAGTTTGCCGAGGGCCACACTGAAGTCAGCGACTCCACGCTGGGATCGGACCCCGGCAGCCGAACCTTAAGCCGCACCCGCTCTTTGCGTGGGATCGAAAGCAGCTCATACACAACCTCAAACCGCGGCTCCGAGGGATACCAATCCACACAGGTCAAATCACTAAGAAAGGTGAATTGCAGGGTCTTATCGTCCCGCAGAATGGCACAGGCCTCGCGGATAAAGCCCCGCTCCACCCAGATGGTCAGCTCATTGCGGTCAAACTTTGCCGCTGACACTGCTGCGCGGTTGGTGGCCAATAGCAGCGCCAGCACGGGGCGGTCGGCTAGTTTGTCCACATCGTTGATCGCGGGGACCAGGGGCATGGGCTAGATCTCTCCCCGATGCGGTTTGTTCCAGTCCAGCACGCCTTTCTT
Coding sequences within:
- the nuoD gene encoding NADH dehydrogenase (quinone) subunit D, producing MAHLSATPVIEREQDRTMILNMGPQHPSTHGVLRLVLEIDGETVVRIMPDIGYLHTGIEKTCEAKFYQQVVPLTDRIDYLCPMTNNLCYVLAVEKLLGMEIPPRAQWIRVMLNELTRINSHLVWLGTHALDIGAMSVFLYCFREREDVLRLFEMVSGQRMMTSYFRVGGLALEPPLGFFERVRKFVDRFPDRVDEYEDLLTSNPIWMERTKGVGYISPEDALALGATGPTLRAAGIDFDLRRDMPYSGYGNFQFDVPVSTDSDVFARYMLRVHEMRESTNMVLQALAGVPEGPIKAEAPKVVLPDREAMKTQMEALIYHFKIITEGFAVPAGEVYQAVESPRGEMGYYVVSDGTAKPYRVHMRAPSFANLQALPKMCEGRLIADVVAAIGSIDIVLGEIDR
- a CDS encoding four helix bundle protein is translated as MQSKPEELRNRTKAFALRVIRLFRALPRSGEAQVLGKQILRSGTSVAANYRAACRARSRVEFAARIGIVVEEADETVLWLELLAQSGMLRTERIGPLLKEAQELTAIFTTAYKTARSPQSSITQLPDSPITQ
- a CDS encoding NAD(P)H-dependent oxidoreductase subunit E, which gives rise to MRFSEQFEQRFTEMLTHYPTKRSVLVPTLLYVQDEIGYLSDEAIHEIAQRLDLSDLEVRNVISYYSMLTTEPRGKYNVQVCRNISCMLRGADDIIEHVEKKLGIGHKERTRDGLFSFEHVECIGACSWAPAMQVNYDFHENLTAEKVDSVLEKYRQSG
- a CDS encoding NADH-quinone oxidoreductase subunit C, with translation MPLVPAINDVDKLADRPVLALLLATNRAAVSAAKFDRNELTIWVERGFIREACAILRDDKTLQFTFLSDLTCVDWYPSEPRFEVVYELLSIPRKERVRLKVRLPGSDPSVESLTSVWPSANFFEREVFDLFGVRFQGHPYLRRILMPEDWEGYPMRKDYPVEGYR
- the nuoF gene encoding NADH-quinone oxidoreductase subunit NuoF, yielding MPDLVSHPDEVKIISRRFGKGAANLDRYLELDGYKAVQKALEIGPDAIINEVKASNLRGRGGAGFPTGMKWSFVPKQSAKPKYILCNGDESEPGTCKDRLILEHDPHAVIEGVVIAGLAVGSQTGYIYIRGEYRYLLEIMQKALADAYARGFLGKNIFGSGRQFDVYWHGGAGAYEVGEESALMESLEGKRGIPRIRPPFPAVVGLWGGPTVINNVETLASVPHIMLGGGQWYAGLGTPKNGGTRLFCLSGHVERPGVYELPMGYNLKKMIYEVGGGMGNGRKLKACTPGGSSTPVLTADECDVGMDFDQMMKAGSMLGSGGVVALDDTTCMVKYALRIMKFYQHESCGWCIPCREGTDWLDKTLTRLHSGSGLKRDIDNVLYLSENMLGRTFCPLGDAAAMPTISIVKKFRKEFEEHLEGRQCPYQAEPAMAIG
- the nuoG gene encoding NADH-quinone oxidoreductase subunit NuoG, with translation MADVTITVDGKKVTAPAGTLLIEACKSVGIEVPSFCYYPGLSLQGACRMCLVKIEKMPKLQTACTTAITDGMVVSTEIEEVKQARKSMLEMLLANHPLDCPVCDAGGECELQDMTFAYGAANSKFIEIKNHKDEQQWSPVVFFDRPRCILCYRCVRVCGEGMDVWALGVQNRGVVSVIAPNKEDHLECEECGMCIDICPVGALTSGAYRYKTRPWEMKHVGTICTHCGDGCKTTLGVRRASTGMEIVRGDNRDKGGINGDFLCIKGRYAFDFAEHKDRITQPLIRKNGELEPATFEEAYELIAQRLKEIRARDGGQAIGVVGSTRTTNEENYLLQKFARVVLGTNNIDHHRTTDFPGFVSALAGKKETTASMREVFNAPAILLVGNKPTDQHPLLAWQIRNNVRLHRARLYVMNSYPIKLRRQATSFTLLPPGAEGRAAEFLAGDDGAADAIVSGETTRDALVALRDKLRGEQNLVIIFGSELRGADIAALVRFGSVIPGAKFICLADYANSRGAADMGLYPDLLPGYIPVAAGTKFHQEWGGEVPSAPGLDLGQMVEAAKRDRLKALYVVGANPVARYNIDPFALEKVFLVVQDMFLTETAMLAQVVLPAASGYEKSGTFTNTCGDLQLVKKAGDVTGTKSDFEMIVRVAERMGFDAHRLVPFGRALRADLGQSRGAQSGESDRHSVWLEAHGLEPKVSPLDPTAMLDEIQRLVPGYEVSRMGVMAGNDQHTFIEENVAGPLPSHPELIVPAEDTLFTSGTLGRYSRTLNSVLESRREVPADKEVEV